In Rhodospirillaceae bacterium, a single window of DNA contains:
- a CDS encoding (2Fe-2S)-binding protein yields the protein MHKIDTNDDGPMVTIEFEGAPLTVRSEETVAAALLAQNQWTFRTTPVSGAARGPFCMMGVCFDCLVEIDGMANRQACMTVVRDGMRVKRQQGAGDIDLDPLPGVDDGDAP from the coding sequence ATGCATAAAATCGACACCAACGACGACGGCCCCATGGTAACCATCGAATTCGAAGGTGCGCCGCTGACTGTCCGCTCAGAGGAAACGGTGGCCGCAGCCCTACTCGCTCAAAATCAATGGACCTTCCGCACCACCCCGGTAAGCGGCGCAGCGCGGGGACCATTCTGTATGATGGGGGTATGTTTTGATTGCCTGGTCGAAATCGATGGCATGGCTAATCGCCAAGCTTGCATGACGGTGGTTCGTGACGGCATGCGCGTCAAACGTCAGCAGGGTGCAGGCGATATCGATCTGGACCCGCTACCTGGAGTCGACGATGGGGACGCACCATGA
- a CDS encoding FAD-dependent oxidoreductase yields the protein MKDHYDIAVVGAGPAGMAAATVASEQGASVLLLDELPEAGGQIYRAVARQPIKDQKILGDDYYQGRSLVEVLANSSVEYVGGATVWQVSQEKEIGVSKDGVARLLTADQVILATGAQERPFPVPGWTLPGVMTVGGAQVLLKSSGMAVPDAVFAGTGPLLYLVAYQYLKAGISIRAILDTTPRSNLLGALPHLPAALLDIGTLMKGKRWIARLRAAGIPFIKNVKKLKLVGENSVEGVEYLHRNTWCKLDTEHVFLHQGVVPNVNMAMAAGCTHLWSDRQLCWHPLTDDWAETDVPGIAIAGDGVGIGGARAAEYRGRIAAYGALHRSGRLNKMERDHRVEPSRRALAGEMRIRPFLDAMFRPSDNFRIPEEADTIVCRCEEVSAGTIRDSIDLGCAGPNQLKSFSRCGMGPCQGRFCGLTVSEMIAQTRCVPVGEVGAFRLRPPVKPLMLAELADLAVAATTKPGLD from the coding sequence ATGAAGGACCATTACGATATTGCCGTCGTCGGCGCCGGACCAGCAGGCATGGCGGCCGCCACGGTGGCGTCGGAGCAGGGCGCTTCTGTTCTGCTTTTAGACGAACTACCTGAGGCCGGGGGGCAGATCTACCGGGCCGTTGCACGCCAGCCTATCAAGGATCAAAAGATTCTTGGTGATGATTATTATCAGGGCCGAAGCCTGGTTGAAGTGCTGGCGAACAGCAGTGTTGAATACGTCGGTGGTGCCACTGTCTGGCAGGTTTCGCAGGAAAAGGAGATTGGCGTCTCCAAGGATGGTGTTGCACGGCTGTTAACAGCCGATCAGGTGATTTTAGCGACCGGTGCCCAGGAACGGCCGTTTCCGGTTCCCGGTTGGACACTGCCCGGCGTTATGACAGTCGGTGGCGCTCAGGTGCTGCTCAAATCCTCTGGCATGGCGGTCCCCGATGCGGTATTCGCCGGTACCGGCCCGTTGCTCTATTTGGTTGCCTATCAGTACTTGAAGGCCGGAATTTCCATCCGCGCCATCCTCGATACCACACCTCGTTCCAACCTTCTGGGCGCGCTGCCCCACCTTCCTGCGGCACTCTTGGATATTGGGACGCTGATGAAGGGAAAGCGTTGGATTGCCCGCCTAAGAGCTGCCGGTATTCCCTTTATCAAAAATGTCAAGAAACTGAAATTGGTTGGTGAAAATTCCGTGGAGGGCGTTGAATACCTGCACCGGAACACATGGTGCAAGCTTGATACCGAGCACGTTTTTCTTCATCAGGGTGTCGTGCCCAACGTCAATATGGCCATGGCCGCCGGTTGCACACACCTTTGGAGTGATCGCCAACTATGCTGGCACCCGCTTACCGATGACTGGGCTGAAACCGACGTGCCGGGGATCGCCATCGCCGGCGACGGCGTCGGTATCGGCGGTGCGCGGGCAGCCGAATATCGGGGACGGATTGCCGCCTACGGCGCATTGCACCGGTCTGGTCGTCTCAACAAAATGGAACGGGATCATCGCGTCGAACCGTCCCGGCGGGCTCTTGCCGGTGAAATGCGAATTCGGCCGTTTCTCGATGCTATGTTCCGGCCATCCGACAATTTCCGTATTCCCGAAGAGGCCGACACTATCGTGTGCCGCTGTGAAGAGGTGTCAGCAGGCACCATTCGGGATTCCATTGACTTGGGTTGTGCCGGACCCAACCAGTTGAAAAGTTTTAGCCGCTGCGGCATGGGACCGTGTCAGGGGAGGTTTTGTGGGCTGACGGTTAGTGAAATGATCGCCCAGACCCGCTGCGTTCCGGTTGGGGAAGTTGGAGCGTTTCGCCTGCGTCCACCGGTTAAACCCCTGATGCTAGCCGAACTTGCTGATCTGGCGGTGGCAGCGACAACTAAGCCGGGGCTCGATTGA